GTGATTAATTCATAAGAAAATGATATGTAATTCAACTGGGTTTCTATCAACTTAGTATTGATCTTATTATATTTATATAAGTCGTTCAGGGTGCCCGAAAGTGACTTCTTTATTTCAGCAAATTTATGTTTTTCAGCTTCATCAAGCAGCCCTAAAACAAAATCAAACGTTACTTTTTCGTCATCAATATCCAATTGTGTTGCAAGCTCATGGATAGCTTTTTTCCTCTTGTTTTCAATTTCACCTATTCTGATTATTAAAAGTTGTTCCGCGCTTACAATATTGTCAACCTCTTCGACTTTTGAATTAATAAGCGCTTCCCGTTTTGAAAGTGAAAGCTGCAGCAAGTTATCATATAAACCTTTGTGTGTTTCAAGTAATTCTACGATGTCGGTAAGAATTTTAATCATTTAAATCCTCCATCTTTAAACTAACTCTACACCCGTTTATCAAACAAAGCTTGATTTACGATTTTTTCAGCAACCTTTTGAGAATTCACCTCATATGTGCCGGATGAAACCTTACTTGCAATTTCTTTGACTTTTTGCATCGAAACATCTTCAGAAGCTTTGGCCGCCTTTACAGCGCTAGATAAAATCTTAGCGTTATCCGATAAACTAACCTCATCCTTTACAGGTTTGGTTGGTTCCACCGGGGTATCTTTGTGCACAACACGGTTATAAGTTCCTATCACTGATTTTAATACAACCGGATCAATTTTCATGATACACTCTCTCCAATAAAATTAGTTCTGCTTAATGGTATGCATCTCTCCATCATCTCTGCGTCTTATGATATGCATCTCAGCATCATTGCCTTCCGAACATTGTCTCCCGTCTGCTGAATTATTATTTGAGTTACCTTTTGGTTTTAGTGATTTGCTTGCCCTTGTTAATTCCTGCCTGATCTCAGTTAAACATTGGTCGCAATATTTTCCTGTCTCAATTGGAGTATTGCATCGTTCACACCGGATATCACCGGGCTCTTTTAAAGACAGCCGTCCTTCTCGTAAGAACTCTAAAATTACCTCTTCGTCAACACCTGTTTCTTCAGCTACCATTTTTACATTTGCCGACTTGTTTTTGTAAATATACTCTCGAACAATAGTATATTCTTTATCTATTTCATCCATACAGTATGGACAATAAGGACTTCTGAT
This genomic stretch from Bacillota bacterium harbors:
- a CDS encoding flagellar protein FlgN is translated as MIKILTDIVELLETHKGLYDNLLQLSLSKREALINSKVEEVDNIVSAEQLLIIRIGEIENKRKKAIHELATQLDIDDEKVTFDFVLGLLDEAEKHKFAEIKKSLSGTLNDLYKYNKINTKLIETQLNYISFSYELITGLKQNTAYNRAGTVKHNDSSLPLMDKKV
- the flgM gene encoding flagellar biosynthesis anti-sigma factor FlgM, translating into MKIDPVVLKSVIGTYNRVVHKDTPVEPTKPVKDEVSLSDNAKILSSAVKAAKASEDVSMQKVKEIASKVSSGTYEVNSQKVAEKIVNQALFDKRV